A single window of Fodinicurvata sp. EGI_FJ10296 DNA harbors:
- a CDS encoding response regulator translates to MASVLLIDDDALVRATVAMQLELGGHTVAAVADGGAGLKAFDSGTYDAVVTDIIMPGIEGVETIRRLRQMDPAVVIVAMTGGPISSFREQPRTGSEPLRRQRPDYLRMVAQLGATETIRKPFTGPALLAKISEALLARAGVALSGGAVDNTS, encoded by the coding sequence ATGGCTTCTGTGCTATTGATCGATGATGACGCGCTGGTGCGCGCGACCGTGGCCATGCAACTTGAACTGGGCGGTCACACGGTGGCTGCCGTCGCCGATGGCGGCGCCGGGCTCAAGGCCTTCGACAGCGGCACTTATGATGCGGTGGTCACCGATATCATCATGCCGGGAATCGAGGGCGTGGAAACAATTCGCCGCTTGCGTCAGATGGATCCGGCCGTCGTCATCGTCGCCATGACCGGCGGCCCCATTTCGTCATTCCGCGAACAGCCCCGCACCGGATCGGAACCATTGCGTCGACAGCGTCCGGATTATCTGCGCATGGTCGCGCAACTTGGCGCGACGGAGACGATCAGAAAGCCGTTCACCGGTCCCGCCCTGCTCGCAAAGATCAGCGAAGCCCTGCTGGCGCGGGCAGGCGTCGCCCTTTCCGGCGGTGCTGTGGATAATACTTCATGA
- a CDS encoding MFS transporter yields MANGNIERRRILFLNVGHAYDHWFMLIYATAVIAMEREFDLGYGGLMALSTPGFIAFGLGAIPAGWLGDRWSREGMITVFFVGLGAASVLVGLARTPVELGVALTLLGCFAAIYHPVGIAMIAEGASGSLGRRIGVNGVWGNMGVAGAAVVTGLFVDSFGWRSAFVLPGLLAAATGLAFLWTVGAGRTSTPTGPGPHRDGARMRDGWQRVLAVVAAITVVSAIIFNAVTIAMPKVLEERLVGITITATGIGFAASAVYAIAAFTQIAVGRALDRYAVRGLLTFLALGQVVAFAAAAFAMNWSLLAAVLVLMIMVFGQVPVGSILIARYTPDVIRARVYGFQYLLVFGVGALAVPLIAIQYQWGGFAGLFLIMAAMAVVIVLIAQMLPETRPAESVSTGRA; encoded by the coding sequence ATGGCGAACGGCAATATCGAACGGCGGCGCATTCTGTTTCTGAATGTCGGGCATGCCTACGATCACTGGTTCATGCTGATCTACGCCACAGCCGTCATCGCCATGGAACGCGAGTTCGATCTTGGATACGGCGGCCTGATGGCACTATCGACGCCGGGTTTCATCGCGTTTGGCCTGGGAGCGATTCCGGCGGGCTGGCTGGGCGATCGATGGAGCCGCGAAGGGATGATCACGGTCTTCTTCGTCGGCCTTGGGGCGGCCAGCGTCCTTGTCGGCCTGGCGCGCACGCCAGTGGAACTGGGGGTCGCTCTGACTCTTCTCGGCTGTTTTGCTGCAATTTATCACCCCGTGGGTATCGCCATGATCGCCGAAGGCGCGTCGGGCTCGTTGGGGCGGCGCATCGGCGTGAACGGCGTATGGGGCAATATGGGCGTTGCCGGCGCCGCAGTGGTGACGGGGCTGTTTGTCGACAGCTTCGGCTGGCGTAGCGCGTTCGTCCTTCCCGGCTTGCTGGCGGCAGCGACCGGCCTTGCGTTTCTCTGGACAGTGGGCGCCGGCCGGACGTCAACACCGACCGGCCCCGGTCCGCACCGGGATGGTGCCCGCATGCGCGACGGATGGCAGCGGGTGCTGGCGGTCGTCGCCGCCATCACGGTCGTAAGCGCAATCATCTTCAATGCCGTGACGATTGCCATGCCCAAGGTGCTGGAGGAGCGGCTGGTCGGCATAACGATTACGGCCACCGGTATCGGCTTTGCTGCCTCTGCTGTCTACGCCATTGCCGCCTTCACCCAGATCGCCGTCGGCCGCGCGCTGGACCGGTACGCCGTCCGCGGACTGCTGACCTTTCTGGCATTGGGGCAGGTCGTGGCGTTCGCCGCCGCCGCCTTCGCGATGAACTGGTCGCTGCTCGCAGCCGTCCTTGTCCTGATGATCATGGTGTTTGGTCAGGTGCCGGTGGGCTCGATCCTGATTGCCCGTTATACGCCCGACGTGATCAGGGCGCGGGTCTACGGCTTTCAGTACCTGCTCGTGTTCGGGGTCGGCGCCCTGGCGGTACCGCTGATCGCAATCCAGTACCAGTGGGGCGGCTTCGCGGGTCTGTTTCTCATCATGGCAGCCATGGCAGTGGTCATCGTCCTGATCGCGCAGATGCTGCCCGAAACGCGGCCGGCGGAATCGGTCTCCACCGGGCGGGCTTAG